ATGAGCTATGACCTCGACCGCGACAACGCCAAGGAACCGAGCCTGTCCGAGATGACGCTGAAGGCGCTCGGCATGCTGCAGAAGAACAGCAAGGGTTACTTCCTGATGGTGGAAGGCGGCCGCATCGACCATGCGCTGCACGAAACCACGGCCAAGAAGGCGCTGCAGGATACCGTCGCTTTCGACAACGCGATCAAGGCCACGATCGACGCGGTGAAGAAGACCGATCCGGAGCTGAAGAACACGCTGATCGTTGTCACCGCCGACCATGACCACACCATCGTGCTCAACGGCTATGCCAAGCGCACCGGCAAGACCACCGCCACCAACCCGGGCGTGCTCGGCCTGCTGCGCAACTACAACGATGGCAGCGTCGCCAAGGACCTGGACGGCAAGCCCTTCACCATCATCGGCTTCGGCAACGGCGAGAACCGCCCGGCCGGCAACCGCGGCGCCTTCGCCGACCTGACCGACGACATCGTCTTCGCCAACACCTACCACCAGGAAGCGGTGATCCGCATGCCGGCAGGTGCCGAAACCCATGGCGGCACCGACGTGTTCATCGGTGCCACGGGCATGGGCGCGGACCAGTTCTCCGGCTTCATGGACAACACCAAGGTGTTCTCGCTGCTGCGCACGGCATCCGGCCTGTAAGCGCCGATTGATAAGGATAGCAATAATGAAACAACGCATGATTGCCGCGAGCCTGCTCGCGCTCGCACTGCCGATGTCGGCCCACGCCGCCGGCGAAGCCAAGAACGTCATCTTCTTCCTCGGCGACGGCATGGGCCCGACCACCGTCACCGCCGCGCGCATCTACAAGTACGGCGAAGCCGGGGCGCTGAACATGGAGCAGCTGGCCCGCACCGCGCGCATCAAGACCTTCTCCAACGACGCGCAGACGACCGACTCAGCACCGTCGATGGCCGCCTACATGACCGGCGTGAAGATGAACAACGAAGTCATCTCGATGTCGAGCGACACCAAGGCCATCGCGCCGACGCTGCCTGCCGGTACCGGTAATTGCGGCGCCGGCAACGGCAAGGCGGTCGACACCATCCTCGAGCTGGCCAAGGCCAAGGGCAAGGCGGTCGGCTCGATCACCACCACCCGCATCACCCACGCCACGCCGGCCGTGACCTACTCGCATGTCTGCCACCGCGATGCCGAGAGCGACATTGCCGTGCAGGCCGTGCCGGGCGGCGCGGGCTATAACGCCGCGCTGAAGGATGGCCTGGATGTGCTGATGGGCGGCGGCAACAAGTTCTTCCTGCCGCCGGCAGCTGGCGGCGTGCGTGTCGATGGCCGCAACCTGGTCGATGAAATGAAGGCCAAGGGCTACGCCTATGCCTCGACCGGCACCGAGCTGAAGGCCGTCGATGCCAAGTCGACCAGCAAGCTGTTCGCGCTGTTCCACAAGGACCACATGGACTACGAGCTGGACCGTGTGAAGAAGAGCCTCGACCAGCCCAGCCTGGCCGACATGACGGTCAAGGCGATCGACGTGCTGAGCAAGAACCCGAACGGCTACTTCCTGATGGTCGAGGGCGGCC
The genomic region above belongs to Chitinivorax sp. PXF-14 and contains:
- a CDS encoding alkaline phosphatase, producing the protein MAIMKQRMIAASLLALALPMSAHAAGEAKNVIFFLGDGMGPTTVTAARIYKYGEAGALNMEQLARTARIKTFSNDAQTTDSAPSMAAYMTGVKMNNEVISMSSDTKAIAPTLPAGTGNCGAGNGKAVDTILELAKAKGKAVGSITTTRITHATPAVTYSHVCHRDAESDIAVQAVPGGAGYNAALKDGLDVLMGGGNKFFLPPAAGGVRVDGRNLVDEMKAKGYAYASTGTELKAVDAKSTSKLFALFHKDHMDYELDRVKKSLDQPSLADMTVKAIDVLSKNPNGYFLMVEGGRIDHALHGTNAKRVMEDTIAFDDAIKAALGKVDLSNTLVVFTADHDHTMTINGYSKRGNPILDISRNYKDGQPAKDADGNTYTTLVFGNGPNRKDVRSSIVSGDTDKTQALHDDYLQETGVRLSSETHGGGDVMLGASGAGAKGFKGTMDNTKVFGLLKSAFGF